Proteins from a single region of Sphingopyxis sp. BSN-002:
- a CDS encoding VTT domain-containing protein, with protein MAKRPAPLTRWLVIAALLMLVIGLPLIFRDQFMAASDAILAAADEQPVAAAAFIIAALTLDLFLPVPNGVTNTLAGAAFGFPLGTLVIWLGLMGASLAGYSFGRWAARPLAKRLLGADDVEKAHSLAERAGPIALILSRPVPVLAEIMSIAAGVAGMSFARFALVMALANLGVAALFAAIGAAAVEQASAELLMLGAVGLPLFFWLSWQGTQRWRTR; from the coding sequence ATGGCCAAGCGCCCTGCCCCGCTGACCCGCTGGCTCGTCATCGCTGCGCTGCTGATGCTCGTCATCGGCCTGCCGCTGATCTTCCGCGACCAGTTCATGGCGGCGAGCGACGCGATCCTCGCGGCGGCCGACGAGCAGCCGGTCGCCGCGGCCGCCTTCATCATCGCCGCGCTGACGCTCGATCTGTTCCTGCCCGTTCCCAACGGCGTTACAAACACGCTCGCGGGTGCGGCCTTCGGCTTTCCCCTCGGCACGCTGGTGATCTGGCTCGGGCTGATGGGCGCCAGCCTTGCCGGCTATTCGTTCGGCCGCTGGGCCGCCCGACCGCTCGCCAAGCGGCTGCTCGGCGCCGATGACGTCGAGAAGGCGCACAGTCTCGCCGAACGCGCCGGGCCGATCGCGCTGATCCTGTCGCGCCCGGTTCCGGTGCTCGCCGAGATCATGTCGATTGCCGCCGGCGTGGCAGGCATGTCCTTTGCGCGCTTCGCACTGGTGATGGCACTCGCCAATCTCGGCGTAGCGGCGCTGTTCGCGGCGATCGGCGCAGCAGCGGTCGAGCAGGCGTCGGCCGAATTGCTGATGCTCGGCGCCGTCGGTCTGCCGCTCTTCTTCTGGTTGAGCTGGCAGGGTACCCAACGCTGGCGGACACGATGA
- the purT gene encoding formate-dependent phosphoribosylglycinamide formyltransferase has translation MTPTAKILLLGSGELGREFVISAKRLGCHVIACDSYAGAPAMQVADEFEIFSMLDGDALRATIEKHRPDHIVPEVEAIRTEILAEVEAEGFHVVPSARAAQLTMNRDAIRDLAASELGLKTSTFEYATTREELAAAAARIGFPLVVKPVMSSSGKGQSTVKDATGIDAAWDYAAAGMRGDRLRVIAEAFIDFDYEITLLTVRHKDGVSFCPPIGHRQERGDYRESWQPAAMSDAALASAQDMATKVVDALGGNGIFGVEFFVKGDEVIFSELSPRPHDTGMVTLISQALSEFDLHARAILGLPIPAVDVPAASASAVLLADRDAQDFAITGLADALTAPDAATSVDARIFGKPVTRPYRRMGVALAKVAGGTTDDARAAAVAAAAKLHIDYRD, from the coding sequence ATGACTCCCACCGCCAAAATCCTGCTGCTCGGTTCGGGCGAACTCGGCCGCGAATTCGTGATCTCGGCCAAGCGGCTCGGCTGTCATGTGATCGCATGCGACAGCTATGCGGGTGCGCCGGCGATGCAGGTGGCGGACGAGTTCGAGATATTCTCGATGCTCGACGGCGACGCGCTCCGCGCGACGATCGAGAAGCATCGGCCCGACCATATCGTCCCCGAGGTCGAGGCGATCCGCACCGAAATCCTCGCCGAAGTCGAGGCCGAAGGTTTCCACGTGGTGCCGTCAGCGCGGGCGGCGCAGCTGACGATGAACCGCGACGCGATCCGCGACCTTGCCGCGAGCGAACTCGGGCTGAAAACCTCGACCTTCGAATATGCCACGACGCGCGAAGAACTCGCGGCGGCCGCGGCGCGCATCGGCTTCCCGCTCGTCGTGAAACCCGTGATGTCCTCGTCGGGCAAGGGCCAGAGCACGGTCAAAGACGCCACCGGGATCGACGCCGCGTGGGACTATGCCGCCGCCGGCATGCGCGGCGACCGCCTCCGCGTCATCGCCGAAGCCTTCATCGACTTCGATTACGAGATCACGCTGCTGACCGTACGCCACAAGGACGGCGTCAGCTTCTGCCCTCCGATCGGCCACCGGCAGGAACGCGGCGACTATCGCGAGAGCTGGCAGCCCGCAGCGATGTCGGATGCGGCGCTCGCCTCGGCGCAAGACATGGCGACCAAGGTCGTCGATGCGCTTGGCGGAAACGGCATCTTCGGCGTCGAATTTTTCGTGAAGGGCGACGAGGTCATCTTCTCCGAACTCAGCCCGCGCCCTCACGACACCGGGATGGTAACGCTGATCTCGCAGGCCCTGTCCGAATTCGATCTCCACGCCCGCGCGATCCTCGGCCTGCCGATCCCGGCAGTCGACGTTCCCGCGGCCAGCGCCAGTGCGGTGCTGCTCGCCGACCGCGACGCGCAGGATTTTGCCATCACCGGCCTCGCCGACGCGCTGACCGCTCCGGACGCCGCAACCTCGGTCGATGCGCGCATCTTCGGCAAGCCCGTCACGCGGCCGTATCGCCGTATGGGCGTGGCGCTGGCGAAGGTCGCGGGCGGCACGACCGACGACGCGCGCGCAGCGGCGGTCGCGGCGGCGGCGAAGCTGCATATCGACTATCGCGACTGA
- a CDS encoding MFS transporter: MATQPIGTRVSGARLSWVVGLIALSVLLNYVDRGAIGVAAPLMKEELQLSATGFGLAVSAFFWVYAPACLLVGWLCDRFCVYRIFAAGVAIWALSTALTGFVGGLVSLIILRLFLGLGESIAFPGSTKIFAAEVPAERRGIANAVVAAALAFGPAAGVLAGGAILGEWGWRPVFWIFGAVTLLWLIPWMIASAPMRARGLAAPAAGQVSIGRLIRLPTLWKMSIVHFLSNYGFYFLLAWLPLYLVNTRGYSIGEMTILTTLSFTTQGVVALAGGWLSDTMVARGANEGEVRRWLMVAGQVGLGAAIAGIGVADSYAMLAFWLAVAGFGTGLLSTNLFAVGQIFAGPRAAGSWMGAQNALGNISGIVGPIVTGLIVDYLGGYAYAFASAAGLSLLGALLWWKMIPEIRPLDL, from the coding sequence ATGGCAACGCAACCGATCGGAACGCGCGTCAGCGGAGCGCGGCTGAGCTGGGTCGTCGGGCTGATCGCACTGTCGGTGCTGCTCAACTATGTCGACCGCGGCGCGATCGGCGTCGCCGCACCGCTGATGAAGGAAGAGCTTCAGCTCTCGGCGACGGGCTTCGGCCTCGCGGTCTCGGCCTTCTTCTGGGTCTATGCCCCCGCCTGCCTGCTCGTCGGCTGGCTCTGCGACCGCTTCTGCGTCTATCGCATCTTCGCGGCCGGGGTCGCGATCTGGGCGCTCAGCACGGCGCTCACGGGTTTCGTCGGCGGCCTCGTCTCGCTGATCATCCTGCGGCTGTTCCTCGGGCTTGGCGAGAGCATCGCCTTTCCCGGCAGCACCAAGATTTTCGCGGCCGAAGTCCCGGCAGAGCGCCGCGGCATCGCCAATGCGGTTGTTGCGGCAGCGCTCGCATTCGGCCCCGCCGCAGGCGTCCTCGCGGGCGGCGCGATCCTCGGCGAATGGGGGTGGCGGCCGGTCTTCTGGATTTTCGGCGCGGTCACCCTGTTGTGGCTGATCCCCTGGATGATCGCCTCGGCGCCGATGCGCGCCAGGGGGCTGGCAGCGCCCGCTGCGGGGCAGGTCTCCATCGGCCGGCTGATCCGTCTGCCGACCCTGTGGAAGATGAGCATCGTCCACTTCCTGTCCAACTATGGCTTCTACTTCCTGCTCGCCTGGCTGCCCCTCTATCTGGTCAACACGCGCGGCTATTCGATCGGCGAGATGACGATACTCACGACGCTGAGCTTCACGACCCAGGGCGTCGTCGCCCTCGCCGGCGGCTGGTTGTCCGACACCATGGTCGCACGCGGCGCGAATGAGGGAGAGGTCCGCCGCTGGCTGATGGTCGCCGGACAGGTCGGCTTGGGCGCGGCGATCGCCGGCATCGGCGTCGCCGACAGCTACGCCATGCTGGCGTTCTGGCTCGCCGTCGCCGGGTTCGGAACGGGGCTGCTGTCGACCAACCTGTTTGCCGTCGGGCAGATATTCGCCGGGCCGCGCGCTGCGGGCAGCTGGATGGGAGCGCAGAACGCGCTCGGCAATATTTCGGGGATCGTCGGCCCGATCGTCACCGGGCTGATCGTCGATTATCTCGGCGGCTATGCCTACGCCTTCGCCAGCGCAGCGGGGCTGTCGCTGCTCGGCGCGCTGCTCTGGTGGAAGATGATCCCCGAAATCCGCCCGCTCGACCTCTGA
- a CDS encoding GFA family protein, translating into MDRIETKASGGCQCGAVRWHVTAVNDSSHICHCRMCQKAAGNFFAALIGVPRDALTWTRGAPATFASSDKASRGFCRDCGTPLTYDYHESRHINLTTGSFDEPARFAPKMQFGIEGQLPAFANLPIQAEGTTESTMSSVVGVIRASNHQHPDRDTARWPE; encoded by the coding sequence ATGGACCGGATCGAAACCAAAGCTTCGGGCGGATGCCAGTGCGGCGCGGTGCGCTGGCACGTCACGGCCGTCAACGACAGCTCGCATATCTGCCATTGCCGGATGTGCCAGAAAGCGGCGGGCAATTTCTTCGCCGCACTGATCGGCGTCCCGCGCGACGCGCTCACATGGACGCGCGGTGCGCCCGCGACCTTCGCCAGTTCGGACAAGGCCTCGCGCGGCTTCTGCCGCGACTGCGGCACACCGCTCACTTATGACTATCACGAGAGCAGGCACATCAACCTGACCACCGGCTCGTTCGACGAGCCCGCGCGCTTCGCGCCGAAGATGCAGTTCGGGATCGAGGGGCAATTGCCCGCCTTCGCCAATCTGCCGATTCAGGCCGAAGGGACGACCGAGTCGACGATGAGCAGCGTCGTCGGCGTGATCAGGGCGAGCAACCATCAGCATCCCGATCGCGACACCGCGCGCTGGCCCGAATAA
- a CDS encoding NAD(P)/FAD-dependent oxidoreductase: MSLATLDRQQARSAPADHFDLLIVGAGLSGIGAAAHFLENCPGKSYAILEGRADLGGTWDLFRYPGIRSDSDMYTLGYSFKPWTDSKAIADGPSIKRYIAETAAERGIDRHIRYGHKVLAADWDSNAARWHVTAECNGETRMLSCNFLLMCAGYYSYAEGHRPTWPGEESFAGRIVHPQFWPEDLDYTGKRVVVIGSGATAVTLVPEMAREAAHVTMLQRSPSYVVSRPSVDGIAEKLKALLPAKLAYGLTRWKNILLGQFFYKLARSRPEKVKASIIDMVRGELGPDFDIEKHFTPSYNPWDQRVCAVPDADMFKAIRNGKASVVTDHIDAFTRDGISLASGETLTADVIVTATGLKLNLFGDIALSLDGERIDLSKRMNYRGCMLSDVPNLASIFGYTNASWTLKADLASQYICRLINHMERKGASSVRPRRDASVGEEPFLDFASGYVQRAIDKLPRQGSKQPWKLYQNYTLDLATLRFASLDDGILSYGISANVDETGGRRAA; encoded by the coding sequence ATGAGCCTTGCCACCCTCGACAGGCAGCAGGCGCGCAGCGCCCCCGCCGATCATTTCGACCTGCTGATCGTCGGCGCGGGACTCTCCGGAATCGGCGCTGCCGCCCATTTCCTCGAAAACTGCCCCGGCAAAAGCTATGCGATCCTCGAAGGCCGCGCCGACCTCGGCGGAACGTGGGACCTGTTTCGCTATCCCGGCATCCGCTCGGACAGCGACATGTACACGCTGGGCTACAGCTTCAAGCCGTGGACCGACAGCAAGGCGATCGCCGACGGCCCGTCGATCAAGCGCTACATCGCCGAAACGGCCGCCGAGCGGGGCATCGACCGGCACATCCGCTATGGGCACAAGGTGCTCGCAGCCGATTGGGATTCGAACGCCGCGCGCTGGCACGTGACCGCCGAATGCAACGGCGAAACCCGCATGCTCAGCTGCAATTTCCTGCTGATGTGCGCGGGCTATTATTCTTATGCCGAAGGCCATCGTCCGACCTGGCCGGGCGAGGAGAGCTTTGCAGGCCGCATCGTCCATCCGCAATTCTGGCCCGAGGATCTCGACTATACCGGCAAGCGCGTGGTCGTGATCGGCAGCGGGGCGACGGCGGTGACGCTCGTCCCCGAGATGGCGCGCGAGGCGGCCCATGTCACGATGCTGCAGCGCTCGCCGAGCTATGTGGTCTCGCGGCCGTCGGTCGACGGTATCGCGGAGAAACTGAAGGCCCTTCTCCCGGCGAAACTCGCCTACGGGCTTACGCGCTGGAAGAATATCCTGCTGGGCCAGTTCTTCTATAAACTCGCGCGTTCGCGCCCCGAAAAGGTCAAGGCATCGATCATCGACATGGTGCGCGGCGAGCTTGGCCCTGACTTCGACATCGAGAAGCATTTCACGCCGAGCTACAACCCCTGGGACCAGCGCGTGTGCGCGGTTCCCGATGCCGACATGTTCAAGGCCATTCGCAACGGCAAGGCATCGGTGGTAACCGACCATATCGACGCCTTCACGCGCGACGGGATCAGCCTCGCCTCGGGCGAAACGCTGACCGCGGACGTCATCGTCACCGCGACCGGTCTCAAGCTCAACCTGTTCGGCGATATCGCGCTGTCGCTCGACGGCGAACGGATCGATCTGTCAAAACGGATGAATTATCGCGGCTGCATGCTGTCCGACGTTCCCAACCTCGCGTCGATCTTCGGCTATACCAACGCCTCATGGACGCTGAAGGCCGATCTGGCCTCGCAATATATATGCCGCCTCATCAATCATATGGAGCGCAAGGGCGCCTCCTCGGTCCGTCCGCGGCGCGATGCCAGCGTCGGTGAGGAACCCTTCCTCGATTTCGCATCGGGCTATGTCCAGCGCGCGATCGACAAGCTGCCGCGGCAGGGATCGAAGCAGCCGTGGAAGCTGTACCAGAATTACACGCTCGACCTCGCCACGCTGCGATTTGCAAGCCTTGATGACGGCATCCTCAGCTATGGCATTTCGGCGAATGTCGATGAAACAGGCGGACGACGCGCCGCCTGA
- a CDS encoding TetR family transcriptional regulator, giving the protein MTDVKQGSGQAYKGVPAAERRALRRARLIEAAIEVYGQTGFRGASVKGVCEAAGLTERYFYESFPGGQALLVAAYEHVADQLSQRLAEAAATVASPGHERAAALLHAYCLALRENPSSARLFLVEISGAGADVDAAFEDSLDGLADLIEEAWGDTAGVHDSALRVGVAGGLVRILKHWVASGYARPDGEIVAAGLCLTALLAPVGR; this is encoded by the coding sequence ATGACCGATGTGAAACAGGGAAGCGGACAAGCGTACAAGGGCGTGCCCGCCGCCGAGCGACGGGCGCTCCGGCGGGCGCGGCTGATCGAGGCGGCGATCGAGGTATACGGACAGACGGGCTTTCGCGGCGCGTCGGTGAAGGGGGTCTGCGAGGCGGCGGGGCTGACGGAGCGCTATTTCTACGAAAGCTTTCCGGGCGGGCAGGCGCTTCTGGTCGCGGCCTATGAGCATGTTGCCGATCAGCTCAGCCAGCGCCTTGCCGAGGCGGCTGCGACGGTTGCCTCACCGGGCCATGAACGTGCGGCCGCCTTGCTTCACGCCTATTGCCTCGCGCTGCGTGAAAATCCCTCGTCGGCGCGCCTGTTTCTCGTCGAGATATCGGGCGCGGGGGCCGACGTCGACGCGGCGTTCGAGGACAGCCTCGACGGGCTTGCCGATCTGATCGAAGAGGCTTGGGGTGACACCGCGGGCGTTCACGATAGCGCGCTGCGGGTCGGAGTCGCCGGCGGACTGGTGCGGATCCTCAAGCATTGGGTCGCATCGGGCTATGCGCGGCCCGACGGCGAAATCGTCGCGGCCGGTCTCTGCCTGACAGCGCTGCTCGCCCCGGTAGGTCGCTGA
- a CDS encoding transcriptional regulator, with amino-acid sequence MSDRKEAPFAFEGLDRVLHEKARLGILTSLADYHEGLGFGELRDLCGLTDGNLSRHIQILEEAGLIDVTKGFEGRRPHTNCKLTAEGRRRFDDYLAVLEQVLLLARGDAVKVPGTNGKPA; translated from the coding sequence ATGTCTGACCGGAAAGAGGCTCCCTTCGCTTTCGAAGGGCTGGACCGCGTACTTCACGAAAAGGCTCGCCTCGGCATCCTGACCTCGCTTGCCGACTATCATGAGGGGCTGGGTTTCGGGGAACTCCGCGACCTCTGCGGATTGACGGACGGCAATCTCAGCCGTCACATCCAGATTCTCGAGGAGGCCGGGCTGATCGATGTCACCAAGGGGTTCGAAGGCCGGCGGCCGCATACGAACTGCAAACTCACCGCGGAAGGACGGCGTCGCTTCGACGATTATCTCGCGGTTCTGGAGCAGGTGCTGCTCCTCGCCCGCGGCGATGCGGTGAAGGTGCCGGGGACCAATGGGAAGCCGGCATGA
- a CDS encoding diacylglycerol kinase family protein yields MRIHACASMLVLVLGLWIGLDLSEWRWLIVAITLVVATEALNTAIEQCCNAIGEGFHPAIKAAKDVAAGAVLVSAIGAGLIGITVFAPHVPSVRAHHSPLCGEEAIKGLR; encoded by the coding sequence ATGCGCATTCATGCGTGCGCATCCATGCTCGTGCTGGTTCTCGGCCTGTGGATTGGCCTCGACCTGTCCGAATGGCGCTGGCTGATCGTCGCAATCACCCTCGTCGTCGCGACCGAGGCGCTCAACACGGCGATAGAACAATGCTGCAATGCCATCGGCGAAGGCTTTCATCCGGCGATCAAGGCCGCGAAGGATGTTGCGGCGGGTGCAGTTCTTGTAAGCGCGATCGGTGCCGGACTGATCGGCATCACCGTCTTCGCACCGCACGTCCCAAGCGTGCGGGCTCACCATTCCCCCCTATGCGGGGAGGAGGCGATCAAGGGTCTCCGCTAA
- a CDS encoding SDR family NAD(P)-dependent oxidoreductase yields MKIDGVAAIVTGGGSGLGAATAKLLAARGAKVAILDRDPVAGERVATETGALFAECDVTCEASVKTALDAAEARHGTARILVNCAGISDLIKTVDDSRMPHSLDAFRRIIDINLVGTFNTLSQFAARLCAADPIGEERGVIVNTSSIAAFDGIAGQAAYSASKNAIAGMSLPIARDLAPHRIRIVAIAPGTFLSPMVEALPQQYRDALAAAVPHPSRLGRLEEFAEFVETIIASPMINGTCIRLDGAARLQ; encoded by the coding sequence ATGAAAATCGACGGCGTCGCCGCCATTGTCACCGGCGGTGGATCCGGCCTCGGCGCGGCCACGGCAAAGCTGCTCGCCGCGCGCGGCGCAAAAGTCGCTATCCTCGACCGCGACCCTGTTGCGGGCGAACGGGTCGCGACGGAAACAGGCGCTCTGTTTGCCGAATGCGATGTCACCTGCGAAGCGAGCGTAAAGACGGCTCTCGACGCAGCAGAAGCGCGCCACGGCACCGCGCGCATCCTCGTCAATTGCGCGGGAATTTCGGACCTGATCAAAACCGTCGATGACAGCCGGATGCCCCATTCGCTCGATGCCTTCCGGCGGATCATCGACATCAATCTGGTCGGAACATTCAACACCCTGTCGCAGTTCGCCGCGAGGCTATGTGCGGCCGATCCGATCGGCGAAGAGCGCGGGGTGATCGTCAACACATCGTCGATCGCGGCCTTCGACGGCATCGCCGGGCAGGCCGCCTACAGTGCATCGAAGAACGCCATAGCCGGAATGTCGCTGCCCATCGCGCGCGATCTGGCTCCGCACAGGATCAGGATTGTCGCCATCGCGCCGGGCACGTTTCTAAGCCCGATGGTCGAAGCGCTGCCGCAACAGTACAGGGACGCGCTCGCCGCCGCCGTCCCGCACCCCAGCCGGCTGGGCCGTCTGGAAGAATTCGCGGAATTCGTCGAGACGATCATTGCCAGTCCCATGATAAACGGCACTTGCATCCGCCTCGATGGCGCAGCCCGCCTGCAGTAA
- a CDS encoding SDR family NAD(P)-dependent oxidoreductase, with protein MGRLDGKVALISGGASGLGAAEAELFAREGARVVVGDIQIEAGQSVVDRIVAAGGDAALTPLDVTSAESWRQAVRFTVGRFGGLTTLVNNAGIFRMGGVRTTTPEIWSDVIAVNQTGTLLGMQAAAPELLKVAGAAIVNIASIYAITPSPDALSYHASKSAVRMMSRAAALEFARQGIRVNTILPGRIDTPIAGDIAPEQLAAVNARIPMGWTGDPIDIAHGVLYFASDDARYVTGAELIIDGGWYAGAGSMIDAPEPEGS; from the coding sequence ATGGGCCGGCTCGACGGCAAGGTGGCCCTGATTTCCGGAGGCGCGAGCGGTCTGGGCGCGGCCGAAGCCGAACTCTTCGCCCGCGAGGGCGCCCGCGTCGTCGTCGGCGATATCCAGATCGAGGCCGGACAGAGTGTCGTCGACCGGATCGTTGCCGCGGGCGGCGATGCCGCCCTGACGCCGCTCGACGTGACCAGCGCCGAAAGCTGGCGGCAGGCGGTGCGATTCACGGTCGGGCGGTTTGGCGGGCTGACAACACTGGTCAACAATGCCGGCATTTTTCGCATGGGCGGCGTGCGCACGACCACGCCGGAAATCTGGTCCGACGTCATTGCCGTCAATCAGACGGGAACGCTTCTGGGCATGCAGGCGGCGGCGCCCGAATTGCTCAAGGTCGCGGGCGCGGCGATCGTCAATATCGCGTCGATCTATGCGATTACCCCCAGCCCCGACGCCCTGTCGTATCACGCCTCGAAAAGCGCGGTCCGGATGATGAGCCGGGCGGCGGCGCTCGAATTCGCGCGGCAAGGCATCCGGGTCAACACGATCCTTCCGGGGCGGATCGACACGCCGATCGCCGGCGACATCGCGCCCGAACAACTGGCGGCGGTCAACGCCCGAATTCCCATGGGCTGGACGGGCGATCCGATCGATATCGCGCACGGCGTCCTCTATTTCGCTTCCGATGACGCGCGCTATGTAACGGGGGCGGAACTGATCATCGACGGCGGCTGGTATGCGGGCGCCGGATCGATGATCGACGCACCGGAACCGGAAGGAAGCTAG
- a CDS encoding lipoyl domain-containing protein produces MAVEVLLPKIGFSMNEGELVEWLVADGGQAVEGEPLYALESEKSTQEVESPATGTLRIRAAIGETYQVGAVLAVIE; encoded by the coding sequence ATGGCAGTCGAAGTCCTGTTGCCCAAGATCGGTTTCTCGATGAACGAAGGCGAGCTTGTCGAATGGCTCGTCGCCGACGGCGGTCAAGCGGTCGAAGGCGAGCCGCTTTATGCGCTCGAGAGCGAGAAATCGACGCAGGAGGTCGAAAGCCCGGCGACGGGAACCCTGCGAATTCGCGCAGCGATCGGGGAAACCTATCAGGTCGGCGCCGTCCTCGCGGTCATCGAATAG
- a CDS encoding alpha-ketoacid dehydrogenase subunit beta, protein MMGNITILEGINRALADAMEADESVLILGEDVADPEDGGVLGVTKGLSTRFGEHRVRSTPIAEQAIVGAAIGVSLGGFKPVAEIMLMNFTTVAMDMIVNHAAKLRFMSGGQTNVPIVIRTMTGSGFANGGQHSDYLEAWFAHTAGIKVVAPSNPGDAYGLLRSAIDDPDPVIFIENLPTYFTKGEAPESGHRVPIGKASVVREGSDVTVIAYAKMVQEAAAAVETLASRGISAELIDLRSIAPWDRETVLASVKKTGRAIVVHEAVTPFGAGAEISSVIHENLFHALKAPVQRLGAAFCPVPFSRPLEAAFAPDAAAIKAAVVALLK, encoded by the coding sequence ATGATGGGCAACATCACGATCCTCGAAGGCATCAACCGCGCGCTGGCCGATGCCATGGAAGCCGACGAAAGCGTGCTGATCCTGGGCGAAGATGTCGCCGATCCCGAGGATGGCGGCGTACTCGGGGTCACCAAAGGGTTGTCGACGCGGTTCGGCGAGCATCGCGTGCGGTCCACCCCGATCGCCGAGCAGGCGATCGTCGGCGCCGCGATCGGGGTGTCGCTCGGCGGATTCAAACCCGTCGCCGAAATCATGTTGATGAACTTCACGACGGTCGCGATGGACATGATCGTCAACCACGCCGCAAAGCTGCGCTTCATGTCGGGCGGCCAGACCAACGTCCCGATCGTGATCCGCACGATGACGGGCAGCGGCTTTGCCAACGGCGGCCAGCACAGCGACTATCTGGAGGCATGGTTCGCGCACACCGCGGGAATCAAGGTCGTCGCGCCGTCGAACCCGGGCGATGCCTATGGCCTGCTCCGCAGCGCCATCGACGATCCAGATCCGGTGATCTTCATCGAGAATCTGCCGACCTATTTCACCAAGGGCGAGGCGCCCGAAAGCGGGCACCGCGTCCCCATCGGCAAAGCCAGTGTCGTGCGCGAAGGCAGCGACGTGACGGTCATTGCCTATGCGAAAATGGTCCAGGAAGCGGCTGCAGCGGTCGAAACCCTCGCGAGCCGCGGCATATCGGCCGAACTGATCGATCTGCGCAGCATCGCGCCGTGGGACCGAGAAACGGTGCTGGCGTCAGTGAAGAAGACCGGCCGGGCGATCGTCGTGCACGAAGCGGTGACGCCATTCGGTGCGGGCGCCGAGATCAGTTCGGTCATTCACGAAAATCTGTTCCACGCGCTCAAGGCACCCGTTCAGCGTTTGGGCGCCGCCTTCTGCCCCGTCCCCTTCTCTCGCCCGCTCGAAGCCGCTTTCGCGCCCGATGCCGCAGCCATCAAAGCTGCGGTCGTCGCGCTGTTGAAATAG
- a CDS encoding thiamine pyrophosphate-dependent dehydrogenase E1 component subunit alpha: MTNRPDPDATTLVAIYRRMALIKANDERSRKVIMTGRLVMPYYSPRGQEVIPSAVSANLHDSDYICTIYRGTHDMLAKGVPLKDLWAELAGRVTGTCKGKGGPMHITHPKSGVMVTTGIVGSSMPIANGLAWSSQLNGDGRVTVAYFGDGASNIGAFHEALNLASVWKLPVVFVCQNNEWGEHTAYEKATSAPRVADRAASYSMPGIRVDGNNVLETYAAAREAIERARAGGGPTLIEAMTYRFHGHIFGDADAYMDPERKRAAMAADPVPRFRAWLIEQGHAAEADLAAMEASIDAEIDEAIDYALASDFPDVGELSRDVFAAEAA; encoded by the coding sequence ATGACCAACCGACCCGATCCCGACGCAACGACGCTCGTTGCGATCTACCGGCGCATGGCGCTCATCAAGGCCAATGACGAACGCTCGCGCAAGGTGATCATGACCGGCCGGCTCGTCATGCCCTATTACTCGCCGCGCGGGCAGGAAGTGATCCCGAGCGCGGTATCGGCCAACCTGCACGACAGCGACTATATCTGCACCATCTATCGCGGCACCCACGACATGCTGGCGAAGGGCGTGCCGCTGAAAGACCTTTGGGCCGAGCTTGCGGGTCGCGTCACCGGAACCTGCAAAGGCAAAGGGGGCCCGATGCACATCACCCATCCGAAATCGGGGGTGATGGTGACGACCGGGATCGTGGGAAGCTCGATGCCGATCGCCAACGGCCTTGCATGGTCGTCGCAGCTCAACGGCGATGGCCGGGTGACGGTCGCCTATTTCGGCGACGGTGCCTCGAATATCGGCGCCTTCCACGAAGCGCTCAATCTGGCCTCGGTATGGAAGCTGCCCGTTGTCTTCGTATGCCAGAACAATGAATGGGGCGAGCATACCGCCTATGAGAAGGCGACCTCGGCGCCGCGTGTCGCGGACCGGGCGGCGTCCTATTCGATGCCGGGCATCCGCGTCGACGGAAACAATGTGCTCGAAACCTATGCTGCGGCGCGCGAGGCCATCGAACGCGCGCGGGCCGGCGGAGGCCCGACGCTGATCGAGGCGATGACCTATCGTTTTCACGGTCATATCTTCGGCGATGCCGATGCCTATATGGACCCCGAGCGCAAACGGGCGGCGATGGCGGCCGATCCCGTCCCCCGTTTCCGCGCATGGCTGATCGAACAGGGGCACGCCGCCGAAGCCGACCTTGCCGCCATGGAAGCGTCCATCGACGCCGAGATCGACGAAGCGATCGACTATGCGCTGGCAAGCGATTTTCCCGACGTCGGCGAACTGTCGCGCGATGTATTCGCGGCGGAGGCGGCATGA